Proteins from a genomic interval of Crassostrea angulata isolate pt1a10 chromosome 7, ASM2561291v2, whole genome shotgun sequence:
- the LOC128192214 gene encoding FK506-binding protein 15-like isoform X1 translates to MFFSADDEDQDFLSPGGSKLGSLFGGGSKGGNESLTYTAPKQPKKAEPASAASQSSSAPQLLFATAVQAYKYVDGKYANQGKLGAAVLGSHANQSYRVLLYVTKNQQVSNATISPAFVYTVQANNYGSFYDDQRQTWSVMFDSEANAVQFAKQVALSKANSAGGELSSLVSQDLQLGDGAAVDTGDMVEVKYTGWLLTNNTQGQEFDSNVKADKLFRFKIGGGKVIKAWDQGVIGMKKGSKRLLVVPPSLGYGSQGAGSKIPPNSTLIFEIEIVRVKFAKTADPTGQSPAPAVDTPQPSSTPSPAEEMEDDHTIKGRTKSLTEHMVQGGSSNKAKLISRMAKMGQPMLPLVGAVPAQQDSDEEQVMESPQPVMDAPSQPQQSNMNPPVAKPVAHHPQQPAMQPTVQPSHQPVQMIPQQPAFLQKIPAAQQLSVYQPQMVQPGMMPQGLQNGFQPTSTYQAQPQQMAGGMQQPMYTGAGQPHEQSMGLGTGMPMMSQAGEPGLPLLLTETRQQNTELRLSVGKMQDKIEQLLEKVDVLQKKGAMALESSLPSMESSVLMHNIERIVQENERLKKEGYEKSARIEKQNDKISELLQSNQMYVEKSQSLLEQRNEGFITTASQSQAKVLALEQEKVNLATKLSTVTAQLGEAQLQLTELREKELTARQKVDNSDQESRKTQQEIQALKSQHQEDEEKMAELSRELKQEKQKRKELDNKFSQIQEEIADMKSTNETLQKNLSDRKRKAAEEKRRIEDEFEESKLSLEQEIQSLREKLRKQKSSTGVVAAEQISQVEEELNREWKEKCDRLLNAANEKHNRALLAMREEKEEFEEKLSVLQNKIQTMKNENVSGDEKQKELEEQLEEMSVWKDKYEKLRSQAAGMKEKYEERIGELENEKEELESEKEAVQEKIQSLQKELANKGVSTQGSAAPSTDIALEVKKIMNSVYQQLRSNFEAGTSYQGADVLAAILGVIKETTLKLVQQSSSPKETGDDDEEDDEEEDEEEEDEEEEGDEEEDDEEEEEEQEEKSDAKEQVSKEEHQEKLDTQEEVPINEEENEVNDSSLENNIDKPANEKGEINSEKESSENQERPPTVDDIPPQASPPPQEESREEGPKVIELDKDRGDEVASDGGKEEAPDGGKKETPKEDGTKNKFDDFEVPAIVSREPPPMTDEEDSTESEKTEQNNDPLFGEDDNVADTFGDTFQTTQPKDQKEDKKKKPEVKDLMEDDTKQAPPPLFPDDDDEDDLDWLS, encoded by the exons AATCCTTAACGTACACTGCACCTAAGCAGCCAAAGAAAGCAG AACCAGCATCAGCTGCTTCACAGTCCAGTTCAGCACCTCAACTATTGTTTGCCACTGCAGTTCAAGCATACAAATA TGTTGATGGAAAGTATGCCAATCAAGGTAAACTGGGTGCTGCAGTTCTAGGATCCCATGCTAACCAATCT TACAGGGTCCTTCTCTATGTAACAAAAAACCAGCAAGTATCAAATGCCACAATTTCACCAGCATTTGTATACACA GTACAGGCAAATAACTATGGGAGTTTTTATGACGACCAGAGGCAGACCTGGTCAGTAATGTTTGACTCTGAGGCTAATGCAGTGCAATTTGCCAAGCAA GTTGCTTTGTCAAAAGCCAACAGTGCAGGAGGAGAGCTATCTAGTCTGGTCTCCCAGGACCTGCAGTTGGGGGATGGGGCGGCCGTGGATACCGGTGACATGGTGGAGGTCAAATACACGGGGTGGCTCCTGACCAACAACACACAGGGACAG gaATTTGACAGCAATGTAAAAGCAGACAAACTCTTTAGATTCAAAATCGGAGGTGGTAAAGTAATCAAG GCTTGGGACCAGGGTGTGATTGGAATGAAGAAAGGTTCTAAAAGACTTCTTGTGGTTCCACCTAGTCTCGGCTATGGAAGTCAAGGAGCTGGCAGTAAAATTCCACCCAATTCTACTcttatatttgaaatagagaTTGTACGG GTTAAATTTGCCAAAACAGCTGATCCCACGGGTCAATCTCCTGCCCCTGCTGTGGACACCCCCCAGCCTTCTAGTACCCCATCCCCTGCAGAGGAGATGGAGGATGATCACACAATCAAAGGGAGAACCAAGTCCCTAACAGAGCACATGGTGCAG GGGGGATCTTCAAACAAAGCCAAACTGATCTCCAGAATGGCCAAGATGGGACAGCCGATGTTACCCCTGGTGGGGGCGGTCCCAGCCCAGCAAGACAGTGATGAGGAGCAGGTGATG GAATCACCGCAGCCTGTGATGGATGCCCCATCTCAGCCTCAACAGTCAAACATGAACCCCCCAGTAGCTAAACCTGTAGCACACCACCCTCAACAACCAGCAATGCAGCCAACAGTTCAGCCCTCACATCAGCCAGTACAAATGATTCCACAGCAGCCAGCTTTTCTACAAA AAATTCCTGCTGCCCAGCAGTTGTCTGTTTATCAGCCCCAAATGGTACAGCCAGGGATGATGCCACAAGGACTCCAG AATGGATTCCAGCCAACAAGTACATACCAAGCTCAGCCGCAACAGATGGCCGGAGGAATGCAGCAACCCATGTACACAG GTGCTGGACAACCACATGAACAAA GTATGGGACTGGGTACGGGGATGCCTATGATGAGCCAGGCGGGAGAACCAGGTCTACCGCTACTTCTCACAGAGACCAGGCAACAGAACACAGAACTACGACTGTCTGTCGGCAAAATGCAAGACAAGATAGAACAGCTCCTGGAGAAG GTTGATGTACTCCAAAAGAAAGGTGCCATGGCTCTGGAATCCTCCTTACCAAGCATGGAGTCCTCTGTTTTGATGCACAACATCGAAAGAATTGTGCAG GAAAATGAAAGGCTAAAGAAAGAGGGCTATGAAAAAAGTGCTAGAATAGAAAAACAGAATGACAAGATTTCAGAACTTTTGCAGAGTAATCAAAT GTATGTGGAGAAAAGCCAGAGTCTCCTGGAGCAGAGAAACGAGGGCTTCATTACAACTGCCTCTCAGTCCCAGGCCAAAGTCCTGGCTCTGGAACAGGAAAAG GTCAATCTTGCAACCAAGTTGAGTACAGTGACTGCCCAGCTAGGGGAGGCACAGCTACAGTTAACGGAGCTGAGAGAGAAAGAGTTGACAGCCCGACAAAAGGTGGATAACTCCGACCAAGAGTCACGCAAAACGCAGCAAGAAATTCAGGCCTTGAAATCTCAACATCAAG AGGATGAAGAAAAAATGGCAGAGTTGAGTAGAGAATTAAAGCAGGAAAAACAAAAGAGAAAAGAACTTGATAATAAATTTTCTCAAATTCAGGAGGAAATTGCAGATATGAAATCAACAAATGAGACCCTGCAAAAG AATCTGAGTGACAGAAAAAGAAAGGCAGCAGAGGAAAAAAGGAGAATAGAGGATGAATTTGAGGAATCAAAACTGAGCCTTGAG CAAGAGATTCAATCACTACGTGAAAAATTGAGAAAACAGAAATCTTCTACAGGTGTGGTAGCTGCAGAGCAG ATATCACAAGTAGAGGAAGAATTAAACAGAGAATGGAAGGAGAAATGTGACCGTCTTCTCAATGCTGCCAATGAAAAGCACAATAGAGCTCTGTTGGCGATGAGAGAAGAGAAAGAGGAATTCGAGGAAAAATTATCAGTATTACAAAATAAG ATTCAgacaatgaaaaatgaaaatgtaagtGGAGATGAAAAACAGAAAGAACTAGAAGAGCAGTTAGAAGAAATGTCTGTATGGAAAGACAAG TATGAGAAACTACGATCACAAGCTGCTGGTATGAAGGAGAAATATGAAGAGCGCATTGGAGAGCTAGAGAATGAGAAAGAGGAGTTGGAGTCGGAGAAAGAGGCTGTCCAGGAGAAGATCCAATCACTCCAGAAAGAGCTAGCCAACAAAGGGGTCTCCACCCAGGGCAGTGCTGCTCCTAGTACTGATATAGCATTAGAG GTCAAGAAGATCATGAATTCTGTGTACCAGCAGCTGCGTTCTAATTTTGAGGCTGGCACTTCTTATCAAGGAGCCGATGTCCTAGCAGCTATTTTAGGGGTTATCAAG GAAACAACTCTTAAGTTGGTCCAGCAAAGTTCTTCACCAAAAGAAACTGGAGATGATGACGAGGAAGATGATGAAGAGGAAGATGAAGAGGAGGAAGATGAGGAAGAAGAAGGAGATGAAGAGGAAGATGAtgaagaggaggaggaggaacAAGAGGAAAAAAGTGATGCCAAGGAGCAAGTCAGTAAGGAAGAGCACCAAGAGAAATTAGACACGCAAG AAGAGGTACCTATAAATGAAGAGGAAAATGAAGTAAATGATTCCTCTTTAGAAAATAACATTGATAAACCAGCTAATGAAAAGGGGGAAATTAATTCTGAAAAGGAATCTTCTGAAAACCAGGAGAGGCCACCTACTGTAGATGACATCCCCCCACAGGCCAGTCCTCCTCCCCAGGAAGAATCAAGAGAGGAGGGACCCAAAGTTATTGAGCTAGATAAAGACAGGGGAGACGAAGTGGCCTCGGATGGGGGGAAGGAAGAGGCCCCAGATGGGGGGAAGAAAGAGACCCCCAAGGAGGATGGAACGAAAAACAAGTTTGACGACTTTGAAGTTCCTGCAATTGTTTCAAGAGAACCCCCACCAATGACAGATGAGGAGGATTCTACAGAGAGTGAAAAGACAGAACAAAATAATGA TCCTTTGTTTGGGGAGGATGACAATGTAGCGGATACGTTTGGTGATACTTTCCAAACGACGCAGCCAAAAGACCAGAAGGAGGataaaaagaagaaaccagaAGTCAAAGACTTAATGGAGGAT GACACCAAGCAGGCCCCTCCCCCTCTGTTTccagatgatgatgatgaagacgATTTAGACTGGCTCAGCTAG